In Phormidium yuhuli AB48, one genomic interval encodes:
- a CDS encoding iron uptake porin, which produces MRKLTWQILLFSPLMAAFWGINAPAQAKEAAVDAGVSSVKADQLADTDFGSKQLSVGDFIEANENQRLRQDNGNSGVVSLDQVTSVSQLTDVQPTDWAFQALQSLVERYGCIAGYPDGTFRGNNFMTRYEFAAGLNACLDQIVAIVGGGDDIDPGDLATIRRLQEEFAAELATLRGRVDGLEARVSELEANQFSTTTKLEGEAVFAIADAFGGGNVGVDDNQTVFHNRVRLGFVSSFSGRDQLWTRLDSGNAATFNNLDQGVLTHNFDNGGGVDIGWLAYYFPLGDNVQVYLPASGGLWQDFIPTISPYLEGFTGGENALTSFAESNPIYKIGTDATGVGMTIDLTDSIMLSAGYFAADAFSPNRKEGLFNGNYSIMSQLTFDSGDFQLGLTYNHAFFNGAGAGNDIFGLGPGTTRSVQPFGDAAALYANSYGLSAAFQVSDSFAINAFGGYTNANSRATGKDSAEIWYYGLGLALPDFGGQGNLLGLMAGVEPYVGGFNGSSSRGSGADDTPVHIEAFYRYQLNDNISITPGLIWLSAPQGNQNADDAFVGVLRTTFSF; this is translated from the coding sequence ATGCGTAAACTAACATGGCAGATTCTGCTGTTCAGCCCGCTCATGGCGGCGTTCTGGGGCATCAATGCTCCGGCTCAAGCTAAAGAGGCAGCGGTTGACGCCGGTGTCAGCTCCGTGAAAGCTGACCAACTGGCTGATACTGACTTTGGCAGCAAACAGCTTTCCGTGGGTGACTTCATTGAAGCCAACGAGAATCAAAGACTTCGTCAAGACAACGGCAACTCGGGAGTTGTCTCGCTTGACCAGGTGACCTCAGTGTCGCAGCTAACAGACGTGCAACCGACGGACTGGGCATTCCAAGCCCTCCAGTCCTTGGTTGAGCGCTATGGTTGTATCGCCGGTTACCCCGACGGGACTTTCCGTGGCAACAACTTCATGACCCGTTATGAATTTGCCGCCGGTCTGAACGCCTGTTTGGATCAGATTGTGGCAATTGTCGGTGGCGGGGATGACATTGACCCCGGCGACTTGGCGACCATTCGTCGTCTGCAAGAAGAGTTCGCCGCCGAACTAGCTACCCTACGGGGTCGCGTGGACGGACTAGAAGCTCGCGTCTCTGAACTCGAAGCGAACCAATTCTCCACCACCACCAAACTGGAAGGGGAAGCGGTCTTCGCCATCGCTGATGCCTTCGGTGGCGGAAACGTGGGTGTGGACGACAACCAAACCGTCTTCCATAACCGGGTTCGTCTAGGCTTCGTCTCCAGCTTCAGCGGACGTGACCAACTCTGGACTCGTCTTGATTCCGGTAACGCGGCCACCTTCAACAACCTTGACCAAGGGGTCCTCACCCACAACTTCGACAACGGTGGTGGTGTTGACATCGGCTGGCTCGCTTACTACTTCCCCCTCGGTGATAACGTTCAAGTCTATCTCCCCGCTTCTGGGGGTCTCTGGCAGGACTTCATTCCCACCATTAGCCCCTACCTCGAAGGGTTCACCGGTGGTGAAAATGCTCTGACCAGCTTTGCTGAATCCAACCCCATCTACAAAATCGGGACGGATGCAACGGGTGTCGGTATGACCATTGACCTGACCGACAGCATCATGTTGTCTGCTGGTTACTTCGCCGCTGATGCCTTCAGCCCCAACCGCAAAGAGGGCTTATTCAACGGTAACTACTCCATCATGAGTCAGTTGACCTTTGATTCTGGCGATTTCCAACTGGGTTTAACCTATAACCACGCCTTCTTCAACGGCGCTGGTGCGGGTAATGACATCTTCGGTCTTGGCCCTGGAACCACCCGGAGTGTCCAGCCTTTTGGGGATGCGGCGGCGCTCTATGCCAACTCCTACGGTCTCTCTGCGGCCTTCCAGGTTTCTGATAGCTTCGCCATCAATGCCTTTGGCGGTTACACCAACGCTAACTCTCGTGCTACGGGTAAAGATAGTGCTGAGATCTGGTACTACGGTCTAGGGTTGGCTCTCCCCGATTTTGGTGGACAGGGTAACCTCCTCGGACTGATGGCAGGTGTGGAACCTTACGTGGGTGGCTTCAATGGCAGCAGCTCTCGTGGTTCTGGTGCGGATGATACCCCCGTTCACATTGAAGCCTTCTACCGCTATCAACTCAACGACAACATTTCCATCACCCCTGGATTGATTTGGTTGAGTGCGCCTCAAGGTAACCAAAATGCTGACGATGCTTTCGTTGGTGTTCTGCGTACCACGTTCTCCTTCTAG
- a CDS encoding MBL fold metallo-hydrolase, which translates to MSKEPRIVRSNIFAFPPNRQTLGGTAYLIVEKDGNILIDTPPSTPETQDFLGGQGGVRSLFITHRDSIGEATKFQQRSGCQLIIQEQEAYLLPEAQVTSFHHEIQISPQIQGIWTPGQTPGSACLYYAQQGGILFTGRHLLPNAQGELVPLRTAKTFHWRRQLRSVAQLRDRFSPETLSLICPGASTGFLRGQRGIEAAYRQLAALDLQAYETAPALL; encoded by the coding sequence ATGTCTAAAGAACCCCGCATTGTCCGATCAAATATTTTTGCCTTTCCCCCCAATCGGCAAACCCTGGGCGGAACGGCCTACCTTATTGTAGAAAAAGATGGCAACATCCTGATTGATACTCCCCCGTCAACCCCTGAAACTCAGGACTTTTTAGGGGGTCAGGGGGGGGTGCGATCGCTCTTTATTACCCATCGCGATAGTATTGGGGAGGCAACTAAGTTTCAGCAACGCAGTGGCTGTCAGCTTATCATTCAGGAACAAGAAGCCTATCTGCTGCCCGAGGCACAGGTCACGTCATTTCACCACGAAATTCAGATATCTCCCCAAATTCAGGGAATTTGGACACCGGGACAGACCCCCGGTTCCGCCTGTCTCTATTACGCTCAGCAGGGGGGAATTTTATTTACAGGTCGTCATCTTTTGCCCAATGCTCAGGGGGAGTTGGTGCCCCTACGCACAGCGAAAACCTTTCATTGGCGCCGACAATTGCGGAGTGTCGCCCAGTTGCGCGATCGCTTTTCCCCAGAGACGTTATCTCTGATCTGTCCAGGGGCCAGTACGGGCTTCCTGCGAGGTCAACGGGGGATTGAGGCCGCCTATCGTCAACTAGCGGCCTTAGATTTACAGGCCTATGAAACAGCCCCAGCGCTACTCTAG
- a CDS encoding site-2 protease family protein, whose amino-acid sequence MTFWLLLILGLITYIILQRSVANITRTPVWLLWLVMMTPAVVLIIWAEATPEDGGVPAWGAIALMTGCFILYLWLLYRGRTTPEEQAKTRVTAPELSSSLTPLKEQLRPIAPGEETQLRNCFNWSVYALHQLEYRPQAVICRGQLRTTPDRAYRTIRDNIEQKFGDRFLVVLQEGENQKPLFVLAPNPKQHTQSAESDPTEQPAIALGLFLITLFTSTTVGVELAGIESDRWQADPRLLLQGLPYACSLLGVLGIRELGRYAIARRHQLETSLPYFIPFPMFLGTLGAFLRIRSPIPNRKVLFDTSIVGPLLTLLVSFPLLLWGLSQSQLVPASEASGILNFQELIPTFSLLLSLCSALLLPGSLDPSQAIELQPVAIVGYLGIILSAFTLMPIGRLDGGQMVHAMFGRRTALAIGQISRILILLLALLHPELLLWAILLFLIPLRDSPALNDVSELDNKRDVLGLISLFLLALILLPVPQMLTQALS is encoded by the coding sequence ATGACTTTTTGGTTACTGCTGATCCTTGGACTGATTACCTACATTATCTTGCAGCGGAGCGTTGCCAACATCACGCGAACCCCAGTGTGGTTGTTGTGGTTGGTGATGATGACTCCGGCTGTAGTCTTGATTATCTGGGCTGAAGCGACCCCAGAAGATGGAGGTGTTCCGGCTTGGGGGGCGATCGCACTGATGACCGGTTGCTTTATCCTCTATCTCTGGCTCCTCTACCGAGGACGGACTACACCAGAGGAGCAGGCAAAGACAAGGGTTACAGCCCCAGAACTCTCCTCATCCCTAACCCCCCTTAAAGAGCAACTGCGGCCCATTGCCCCTGGGGAAGAAACACAATTGCGAAATTGCTTCAACTGGTCTGTGTATGCCTTACATCAACTAGAATATCGACCTCAAGCTGTCATTTGCCGGGGTCAACTACGTACGACCCCAGATCGGGCCTATCGCACCATACGGGATAACATCGAACAAAAATTTGGCGATCGCTTCTTGGTCGTCCTCCAAGAAGGGGAAAACCAGAAACCCTTATTTGTCCTCGCCCCTAACCCCAAACAACACACCCAGTCCGCCGAGAGCGATCCAACTGAACAACCCGCTATTGCCCTAGGACTGTTCCTGATTACCCTCTTCACCAGCACCACCGTCGGCGTTGAACTGGCCGGCATCGAGAGCGATCGCTGGCAAGCCGATCCCCGCCTATTACTCCAAGGACTCCCCTATGCCTGTTCTCTGCTGGGAGTTTTAGGGATTCGGGAATTAGGACGCTATGCGATCGCCCGTCGACATCAACTAGAAACCAGTCTCCCCTACTTCATCCCCTTTCCCATGTTCTTGGGAACTTTAGGAGCTTTTCTGCGGATTCGCTCTCCCATTCCTAACCGGAAAGTCCTCTTTGACACCAGTATCGTCGGTCCGTTACTGACCCTTTTAGTCAGTTTCCCCCTTTTATTGTGGGGACTCTCCCAATCCCAACTGGTTCCAGCCTCGGAGGCCTCGGGGATTCTAAACTTCCAAGAACTAATTCCGACGTTTTCCCTGCTTCTGTCCCTCTGTAGTGCCTTGTTACTCCCCGGCTCCCTAGATCCCTCCCAAGCCATTGAATTACAGCCTGTGGCGATCGTTGGCTATCTTGGCATAATTCTGAGTGCCTTCACTCTGATGCCCATTGGCCGCTTAGATGGGGGACAGATGGTTCATGCTATGTTTGGGCGACGCACGGCCCTGGCTATCGGACAAATTAGCCGTATCCTGATCCTCCTGTTGGCCCTCCTGCATCCAGAACTCTTATTATGGGCAATTCTGCTATTCCTGATTCCCCTACGGGATAGTCCTGCCCTTAATGACGTCAGTGAGTTAGATAATAAACGGGATGTTCTTGGCCTAATCAGTCTATTTCTGTTGGCGTTGATCTTGCTTCCGGTCCCGCAGATGTTGACTCAGGCGTTGTCTTAG